A window from Citrus sinensis cultivar Valencia sweet orange chromosome 5, DVS_A1.0, whole genome shotgun sequence encodes these proteins:
- the LOC102614699 gene encoding DEAD-box ATP-dependent RNA helicase 5 translates to MGGKMKDATLLSEPTNNNATTQQIESNKKKKNKKNKHKEIEAEEEEEQQNELNLKRKLEAIETANGAEKKNNKEKKEKRKQEKELEEIEISEQSHDDDDGGHKKKQKKKKNKEDRDKANGKESENGDDETISFFKEEDDGQVVVTGKDVKEAKYKALKSFTESKLPDDVLGCCKNFKNPSPIQSHAWPFLLNGRDFIGIAKTGSGKTIAFGVPAMMHVLSNRKGKPVGKRVNPLCLVLSPTRELADQIYDVLNDAGKPCGVKSVCVYGGTSKQPQITALQSGVDIVIGTPGRLIDLIEMNVCHLSEVSFVVLDEADRMLDMGFEEPVRFILSKISLARQMVMFSATWPIEVHKLAQEYMDPNPVKVVVGSEDLAANHDVMQIVEVLDDRSRDQRLLALLEKYHKSQRNRVLVFALYQLEADRLENMLRRSGWKVVAIHGKKAQHERTKSLSLFKEGTCPLMVATDVAARGLDIPDVEVVINYSFPLTTEDYVHRIGRTGRAGKKGVSHTFFTNHNKALAGELVNVLREARQVVPDALLKFGTHVKKKESKLYGAHFREISADAPKAKKITFNNSDDED, encoded by the exons ATGggtggaaaaatgaaagatgCAACACTGCTCAGCGAACCCACAAACAACAACGCCACCACCCAACAAATCGAAagcaataagaaaaagaagaacaagaagaacaaacaCAAAGAGATTgaagcagaagaagaagaagaacaacaaaatgaaCTGAATCTAAAACGAAAGCTTGAAGCAATTGAAACTGCCAATGGagctgaaaagaaaaataataaggagaagaaggagaagaggAAGCAGGAGAAAGAGCTCGAAGAAATTGAGATATCAGAACAGAGccacgatgatgatgatggtgggcataagaagaagcaaaagaagaagaagaacaaggaAGATAGAGATAAGGCAAATGGTAAAGAAAGTGAAAATGGTGACGATGAAACGATTAgcttttttaaagaagaggaTGATGGGCAAGTAGTGGTTACTGGAAAGGATGTGAAAGAAGCTAAATATAAGGCATTGAAATCGTTTACTGAGTCTAAGCTTCCTGATGACGTATTGGGTTGCTGCAAGAATTTTAAGAATCCATCTCCGATTCAGTCTCATGCGTGGCCTTTCTTATTGAACGGTCGTGATTTTATAGGGATTGCAAAGACCGGCTCTG gTAAGACAATAGCATTTGGGGTGCCGGCAATGATGCATGTGTTGAGTAACCGAAAGGGGAAGCCGGTGGGGAAGAGGGTGAATCCGCTTTGCCTTGTGCTTTCACCCACCAGAGAATTGGCTGACCAA ATTTATGATGTTTTGAACGATGCTGGGAAACCTTGTGGTGTGAAGTCTGTTTGTGTGTATGGAGGAACCTCGAAACAACCTCAGATTACAGCCTTACAGTCTGGTGTT GACATTGTGATTGGAACACCTGGTCGTTTGATAGATTTGATTGAAATGAATGTCTGCCACCTTTCGGAGGTTTCTTTTGTG GTCCTTGATGAAGCAGATCGGATGCTTGATATGGGATTCGAAGAGCCAGTTCGCTTTATATTAAGCAAGATATCTTTGG CTCGCCAGATGGTAATGTTCAGTGCTACGTGGCCTATAGAAGTTCATAAGTTAGCTCAAGAGTACATGGATCCTAATCCTGTTAAG GTGGTAGTTGGTTCAGAGGATTTGGCTGCCAACCATGATGTTATGCAAATTGTTGAG GTCTTAGATGATCGTTCACGTGATCAGCGTTTGCTTGCATTGCTAGAAAAATATCACAAATCACAAAG GAACAGAGTATTAGTTTTTGCCTTGTACCAGCTGGAAGCTGATCGTCTTGAAAATATGCTGCGGCGAAG TGGTTGGAAGGTCGTTGCAATACATGGTAAGAAAGCACAGCATGAACGTACAAAGTCACTGTCATTATTCAAGGAGGGAACTTGTCCATTGATG GTTGCTACTGACGTTGCTGCTCGAGGATTGGATATTCCAGATGTTGAAGTAGTTATTAACTATTCTTTCCCTTTAACCACGGAGGATTATGTTCACAGAATTGGTAGGACTGGCCGGGCCGGTAAGAAGGGTGTCTCTCACACATTCTTCACAAATCATAATAAG GCACTTGCTGGGGAGCTGGTGAATGTTCTCAGAGAAGCTAGACAAGTTGTGCCAGATGCTCTTCTGAAATTTGGCACTCATGTAAAGAAGAAG GAGTCCAAGCTGTATGGAGCTCACTTCAGAGAAATTTCGGCTGATGCTCCCAaggctaaaaaaataacatttaacAACTCTGATGATGAAGACTGA
- the LOC102615001 gene encoding calcium-transporting ATPase 12, plasma membrane-type-like, whose translation MSLTLRSRKPIENTMPINELELDLLVLSKRHQRRWRMAFRVICFTRALVSMSRKCLQNNNQILLRSLSYVAVDISTSDDHEVPFVGVNKQMLSKMVKEKSFESLSNLGGVNQVAAILESDTKRGISGNKADLGHRINVFGANRYKRPKAKSFITFVFEALKDTTIIILLVCALLSLGFGIKQEGLKEGWFDGGSIIFAVFLVVIVSAVSNFKQSRQFQALADESSDIRIEVVRDGRRQGLSIFDVVVGEIVCLKTGDQIPADGLFLNGHSLKVDESSMTGESDHVEVDEKSPFLLSGTKVTDGYGFMLVTSVGMSTAWGEMMSSISHELNEETPLQARLNKLTSCIGKIGLTVAVLVLAVMLIRYFTGNTRDETGKREFLGRKTKVDDVMNSVINIIAAAVTIIVVAIPEGLPLAVTLTLAFSMKRMMKEHAMVRKLSACETMGSATTICTDKTGTLTLNQMKVTEFWIGKEAMTGNASSSGLAHNLYELLQDAVGLNTIGNVYKSNSESTPEITGSPTEKAILSWAVLDLGMNVDEPKQCCKVINVEAFNSEKKRSGVLVKRICEKTVHIHWKGAAEMILAMCSHYYVKSGTIRVLDGEARKQIEIVIKDMAAKSLRCIAFAHSKVAEADGQVQEKLEETGLTLLGLVGLKDPCRPGVRAAVECCRNAGVNVKMVTGDNVHTARAIAIECGILNPDVGLNNDDAVIEGVKFRSLSAEERVAKIESIRVMARSSPLDKLLMVQSLKQKGHVVAVTGDGTNDAPALKAADIGLSMGIQGTEVAKESSDIVIMDDNFTSVVTVLRWGRCVYNNIQKFLQFQLTVNVAALVINFVAAVSSGKVPLTAVQLLWVNLIMDTLGALALATEQPANDLMSKPPVGRSEPLITKLMWRNLIPQAIYQVTILLTLQFKGRSIFSVNESVKDTMIFNTFVFCQIFNEFNARKLEKKNIFKGIHKNKLFLAIIGITIVLQLIMVEFLKKFADTERLNWGQWAACIGIAAMSWPIGFLFKCIPVSGTQLLFKQRAS comes from the coding sequence ATGTCTTTAACTCTTAGGTCTCGGAAACCAATTGAAAATACAATGCCGATCAATGAATTAGAACTTGACCTCTTGGTGCTTTCAAAACGCCACCAAAGAAGGTGGCGAATGGCCTTTAGAGTCATATGCTTCACCAGAGCTCTTGTTTCAATGTCCAGAAAGTGTCTTCAAAACAACAACCAAATCTTGCTTCGCTCCCTCTCTTACGTTGCCGTCGACATTAGTACCAGTGACGACCATGAAGTTCCCTTTGTCGGGGTCAACAAGCAGATGCTCTCGAAGATGGTGAAAGAGAAGAGTTTTGAGTCCTTGAGTAATCTTGGAGGAGTTAATCAAGTTGCTGCGATTCTTGAAAGTGATACCAAACGTGGCATCAGTGGCAATAAAGCTGATCTTGGTCACAGGATCAATGTTTTCGGAGCAAACAGGTACAAAAGACCAAAAGCAAAAAGCTttataacttttgtttttgaggCACTTAAAGATACAACTATTATCATACTCTTGGTTTGTGCTTTACTCTCTCTGGGTTTTGGCATTAAACAAGAAGGCTTGAAAGAAGGCTGGTTCGATGGCGGTAGTATCATATTTGCTGTATTTTTAGTTGTCATCGTCTCTGCTGTGAGTAATTTTAAGCAGAGTAGACAATTTCAGGCTCTTGCTGATGAGAGCAGTGATATAAGAATTGAAGTTGTGAGAGATGGCAGGCGCCAGGGTTTGTCAATCTTTGATGTTGTTGTTGGTGAAATTGTTTGTTTGAAGACTGGTGATCAAATTCCGGCTGATGGGTTGTTCTTGAACGGCCATTCTCTGAAGGTTGATGAGTCTAGCATGACTGGGGAAAGTGATCATGTTGAAGTTGATGAGAAGAGTCCTTTCTTGCTTTCGGGTACTAAAGTGACCGATGGCTATGGCTTCATGCTGGTCACTTCTGTTGGAATGAGCACTGCTTGGGGTGAGATGATGAGCTCTATTAGCCACGAGTTGAATGAGGAGACGCCATTGCAAGCTCGGCTCAACAAGCTGACTTCTTGCATTGGGAAGATTGGGTTAACAGTGGCTGTTCTTGTGCTTGCGGTTATGTTGATTCGGTACTTCACAGGAAACACAAGAGATGAGACAGGAAAAAGAGAATTTCTCGGGAGGAAGACGAAGGTCGATGATGTGATGAATTCTGTGATCAACATTATTGCTGCTGCTGTCACCATTATTGTTGTGGCAATTCCTGAAGGCTTGCCTCTTGCTGTTACTCTTACGCTGGCTTTTTCGATGAAGAGAATGATGAAGGAACATGCTATGGTAAGAAAGCTCTCTGCTTGTGAGACTATGGGCTCTGCAACAACCATTTGCACCGACAAAACAGGCACTCTCACTTTAAATCAAATGAAGGTTACGGAATTCTGGATTGGAAAAGAAGCAATGACGGGCAATGCTAGTTCCTCAGGATTAGCACATAATCTCTACGAGTTGCTGCAAGATGCAGTTGGTTTAAACACCATTGGTAATGTTTACAAATCGAATTCTGAATCGACTCCTGAGATTACTGGTAGCCCAACTGAGAAGGCAATTCTTTCTTGGGCTGTGCTTGATTTGGGGATGAATGTTGATGAACCGAAACAGTGCTGTAAAGTAATCAACGTGGAGGCCTTCAAttcagagaaaaagagaagtgGAGTTTTGGTGAAGAGGATCTGTGAAAAGACGGTTCACATACACTGGAAGGGAGCTGCAGAGATGATACTGGCCATGTGTTCTCATTATTATGTCAAAAGTGGGACAATCAGAGTCTTGGATGGTGAAGCGAGAAAGCAAATTGAGATAGTTATCAAGGACATGGCAGCCAAGAGCTTAAGATGCATTGCTTTTGCTCACTCTAAAGTTGCAGAAGCTGATGGGCAAGTCCAGGAGAAGCTTGAAGAAACTGGACTGACCTTGTTGGGGCTTGTGGGTTTGAAGGATCCTTGTCGTCCAGGTGTCAGAGCAGCAGTTGAATGTTGTAGAAATGCAGGGGTGAATGTCAAGATGGTAACTGGAGACAATGTGCACACGGCTAGAGCCATAGCTATTGAATGTGGAATCCTGAACCCTGATGTGGGTTTAAACAATGATGATGCAGTAATCGAAGGTGTGAAATTTAGAAGTCTCTCAGCTGAAGAAAGAGTGGCAAAGATTGAAAGTATCAGAGTGATGGCAAGGTCTTCCCCACTAGACAAGCTTCTGATGGTTCAAAGCTTGAAGCAGAAAGGCCATGTTGTAGCAGTGACTGGCGATGGCACAAATGATGCTCCTGCTCTAAAGGCAGCAGATATAGGACTCTCGATGGGAATTCAAGGAACTGAAGTGGCAAAGGAGAGCTCAGATATCGTCATTATGGATGATAACTTCACCTCTGTAGTGACAGTTCTGAGATGGGGACGATGTGTCTACAACAACATTCAGAAATTCCTTCAATTTCAGCTCACAGTCAATGTTGCTGCTCTTGTCATCAACTTTGTTGCTGCTGTTTCTTCAGGAAAAGTCCCACTAACTGCTGTTCAGCTGCTCTGGGTGAACCTGATAATGGATACACTAGGAGCATTGGCATTGGCCACTGAGCAGCCCGCCAATGATCTCATGTCAAAGCCTCCCGTTGGCCGATCCGAGCCTCTGATaacaaaactcatgtggagGAATCTCATCCCTCAGGCCATTTATCAGGTGACCATCTTACTGACTCTGCAATTTAAAGGAAGATCAATCTTCAGCGTGAATGAAAGTGTTAAAGATACCATGATTTTCAATACTTTTGTCTTCTGCCAAATCTTCAATGAGTTCAATGCTAGGAAACTTGAGAAGAAGAATATATTCAAAGGGATACACAAGAACAAGTTGTTTCTAGCAATCATTGGAATTACCATTGTTCTTCAACTCATAATGGTAGAGTTTCTGAAGAAGTTTGCTGATACTGAGAGGCTGAACTGGGGGCAATGGGCAGCTTGTATTGGCATTGCAGCTATGTCTTGGCCAATTGGTTTTCTCTTCAAGTGCATTCCCGTTTCTGGCACGCAGCTGCTTTTCAAGCAAAGAGCTTCATGA